In one Chelmon rostratus isolate fCheRos1 chromosome 7, fCheRos1.pri, whole genome shotgun sequence genomic region, the following are encoded:
- the si:ch211-167j9.5 gene encoding tyrosine kinase receptor Cad96Ca produces the protein MVGNHTGVSACPDRPLDPLAYILIGVLAFAILVFMLLGVVCFKKYRSLVQTIGELRGKLLLGTAPRLEAPIMHVRPVPAVVEEDEEDEPPPQAPLQQSSTVRSSSRRLWKGLQQAPRFTKSDLNLVQLIKAGKEGVFYQARMTRGTCKGHSMFTCKISKEGVRSKHIDTEVSIMRKLVHHKNILQLLDWNTTEEPYILIMEYVSYGTLRTFLQSNRVHLSADPELQSLLTIASYHIALAMQHLSSKMIVHCDLALRNVMVNKFPWEVKVAEFGLARDLARMSSRRSSRWRNPQQRVPLRWYPPEYFKNNYYSFKGDVWAFGIVLWEMQTFGMLPYPNLETSETVVYHICIGHKNTNPEGCRPEILHIMRDCWLEPYSLRPSFTDIVCMLENIIEDDADYVDVESSQILAKDEAECHEAKCLRAASVILEDTNPI, from the exons ATGGTTGGTAATCACACCGGTGTATCTGCGTGTCCAG ATCGGCCCCTGGACCCACTTGCTTACATCCTCATAGGGGTCCTTGCCTTCGCCATCCTGGTGTTCATGTTGCTGGGGGTCGTGTGTTTCAAAAA ATATCGTTCTTTGGTCCAGACCATTGGAGAGCTGCGAGGGAAGCTGCTGCTGGGTACTGCTCCTCGTCTGGAAGCTCCTATCATGCATGTTAGGCCGGTcccagcagtggtggaggaggatgaggaggacgagCCTCCTCCCCAAGCtcccctgcagcagagcagcacagtcAGGTCCTCCTCCAGGAGGCTGTGGAAAGGCCTGCAGCAG GCTCCTCGTTTTACCAAGTCAGACCTGAACCTGGTGCAGCTGATCAAAGCAGGGAAGGAGGGCGTCTTCTACCAGGCTAGGATGACCAGAGGGACGTGTAAGGGCCACAGCATGTTCACCTGCAAGATCAGCAAGGAAG gtgTCCGTTCCAAACATATAGACACAGAGGTTTCCATCATGAGGAAACTGGTGCACCACAAGAACATTCTCCAGCTACTGGACTGGAACACCACTGAGg AACCTTACATTCTGATCATGGAGTACGTGAGCTACGGCACTCTGAGGACCTTCCTTCAGTCCAACAGAGTCCACCTGAGCGCAGACCCCGAGCTGCAGAGCCTCCTCACCATCGCCTCCTACCACATCGCCCTGGCTATGCAGCACCTGAGCTCCAAAATG ATTGTGCACTGTGACTTGGCTCTGAGGAACGTGATGGTTAATAAGTTTCCCTGGGAGGTCAAAGTGGCGGAGTTCGGCCTGGCCCGAGACTTAGCACGAATGTCGAGCCGCCGCAGCAGCCGCTGGAGAAACCCGCAG CAGCGTGTGCCGCTGCGCTGGTACCCACCTGAATACTTCAAGAATAACTATTACAGCTTCAAGGGAGACGTGTGGGCATTTGGCATCGTGCTGTGGGAGATGCAGACATTTG GTATGTTGCCATATCCAAACCTGGAGACATCAGAGACAGTGGTTTACCACATCTGTATTGGTCATAAGAACACAAACCCTGAAGGCTGCAGACCAGAGAT ACTCCATATCATGCGAGATTGTTGGCTGGAGCCGTACAGTCTGAGACCCTCATTCACAGACATTGTCTGCATGCTGGAGAACATCATTGAAGACGATGCG GATTACGTGGATGTTGAGAGTTCACAGATTTTGGCCAAAGATGAAGCTGAATGTCATGAGGCTAAATGTCTACGAGCAGCTAGCGTCATCTTGGAAGATACAAATCCCATCTAA
- the tmem97 gene encoding sigma intracellular receptor 2, which translates to MAIRVLELIFFFYFASHIPITLFIDLQALLPGYVFPQPLRDLLRWYAREFKDPMVMDPPEWFKAFVCCEALFQMPFFPIAAYAFLKGGCKWIRTPAILYSAHVATTLLPILGHILFYQFPVEPHPGPKTLQERWLLVSIYAPYLLVPLLLLFTMLFSSTYNSASTKCGGTSVNTKKKN; encoded by the exons ATGGCCATCCGTGTGTTagagctgatttttttcttctactttgcTTCTCACATTCCAATCACATTATTTATTGACTTACAGGCCCTGCTACCTGGATATGTGTTTCCTCAGCCG CTGAGAGATCTTCTGAGGTGGTATGCACGGGAGTTCAAAGATCCTATGGTGATGGACCCTCCGGAGTGGTTCAAGGCTTTCGTTTGCTGCGAGGCCTTGTTTCAGATGCCTTTCTTTCCCATTGCAGCCTATGCTTTCCTGAAAG GTGGCTGTAAGTGGATCAGGACTCCTGCCATCCTGTATTCTGCACATGTGGCCACCACTCTGCTCCCCATCCTAGGTCACATCCTGTTCTACCAGTTTCCTGTGGAACCCCACCCTGGTCCTAAGACCCTGCAGGAGCGCTGGCTGCTGGTCTCCATATATGCTCCATACCTGCTGGTGCctttgctgcttctcttcacCATGCTGTTCTCTTCCACATACAACTCTGCCTCCACCAAGTGTGGAGGCACATCAGTCAACACCAAGAAGAAGAACTGA